Proteins from a genomic interval of Hornefia porci:
- a CDS encoding SIR2 family protein, whose amino-acid sequence MPQTLTELDLNTSPRILLLGNGLNRAYEGFSWSDMIAGLGYREFSLRERRAIASLPYPLQTVIATGDRIDTRLMENAQKYDTDLLPAQQALFQCFTDLPWDAVLTTNYTFEIEKAVDPSFNCRTKAYLPFQRRTVDDASEEDTYALYQYYKMEDAAPIWHIHGDLTQPDSMILGHYYYGNAISRLHNYSRVFTEEIARREKAGSSFVPRSWVDYFLLGDVYIVGLGMDYSESDLWWLVNCKKIFGRGSIRLYYATDEKLKRPVERISYMRKCLAKQLLCEAYAVEYIPESLESSDYADYYRRTAETISQDL is encoded by the coding sequence ATGCCTCAGACACTGACAGAACTTGACCTGAACACCTCCCCCAGAATCCTTCTCCTGGGGAACGGACTGAACCGCGCATATGAAGGCTTCTCCTGGTCGGACATGATCGCCGGCCTGGGCTACCGGGAATTTTCACTGCGGGAGCGCCGGGCCATCGCCAGTCTGCCCTATCCGCTGCAGACGGTAATCGCCACCGGAGACCGGATCGACACCAGACTGATGGAAAACGCTCAGAAATACGATACCGATCTCCTTCCGGCGCAGCAGGCGCTGTTTCAGTGCTTCACTGATCTGCCCTGGGACGCGGTGCTGACCACCAATTACACCTTTGAAATCGAAAAGGCCGTCGACCCCTCCTTCAATTGCCGTACAAAGGCTTATCTGCCTTTTCAGAGGAGAACGGTCGATGACGCGTCGGAAGAGGATACCTATGCCCTCTATCAGTATTACAAAATGGAGGATGCCGCGCCGATCTGGCACATTCACGGGGATCTGACGCAGCCGGACTCCATGATCCTGGGCCATTACTACTACGGAAACGCCATCAGCCGTCTGCACAACTACTCCCGTGTCTTCACAGAGGAAATCGCGCGGCGCGAAAAGGCCGGATCGTCCTTTGTCCCCCGTTCCTGGGTGGACTACTTCCTGCTTGGCGACGTATACATCGTCGGCCTGGGCATGGATTATTCAGAGTCCGATCTGTGGTGGCTGGTGAACTGCAAGAAGATCTTCGGACGCGGCTCCATCCGCCTCTACTACGCTACGGATGAGAAACTGAAACGGCCGGTGGAGCGCATCTCCTATATGCGGAAATGCCTGGCCAAGCAGCTTCTCTGCGAAGCCTACGCCGTGGAATACATCCCGGAGTCCCTGGAAAGCAGCGATTACGCGGACTATTACCGCAGAACTGCAGAGACCATCAGTCAAGATCTGTAA